Proteins encoded in a region of the Candidatus Omnitrophota bacterium genome:
- the tuf gene encoding elongation factor Tu yields the protein MAKEKFERNKPHLNIGTIGHVDHGKTTLTAAITTYLANKGQAEARAFDTIDKAPEEKERGITIAVAHVEYTTPKRHYAHIDCPGHADYIKNMITGAAQMDGAILVVSAADGPMPQTREHILLARQVNVPAIVVCMNKVDMVDDPELLDLVELEIRELLSKYNFPGDDTPIIKGSALKALEAKGALDNPDCAFIDELMNAVDEFMPEPKRDIDKPFLCPIEDVFSITGRGTVGTGRIERGQVKVGEEIEIVGFGDTKKSTVTGVEMFRKLLDSGQAGDNVGILLRGIDKKDLMRGQVLAQPGSITPHTKFKAEVYVLSKEEGGRHTPFFNGYRPQFYIRTTDVTGVVKLAEGVEMVMPGDNVSIEVELITPVALEKELRFAIREGGRTVGAGVISEILA from the coding sequence ATGGCCAAGGAAAAATTTGAACGTAACAAGCCGCATCTGAACATTGGAACGATAGGTCACGTTGACCATGGCAAGACGACGTTAACGGCAGCGATAACGACGTACCTGGCGAACAAAGGTCAGGCAGAGGCGAGGGCGTTCGATACGATCGACAAGGCACCTGAGGAAAAGGAAAGAGGTATCACCATAGCGGTAGCGCACGTTGAATACACGACACCGAAGAGGCATTACGCGCACATAGACTGCCCTGGTCACGCTGACTATATCAAGAACATGATCACCGGGGCCGCGCAGATGGACGGGGCCATACTGGTAGTATCGGCCGCTGACGGTCCGATGCCGCAGACGAGGGAACATATACTTCTGGCCAGGCAGGTCAACGTACCGGCTATAGTCGTATGCATGAACAAGGTGGATATGGTGGACGACCCGGAACTGTTGGACCTTGTGGAACTCGAGATAAGGGAGCTTTTGAGCAAGTACAATTTCCCCGGGGACGACACACCGATAATCAAGGGAAGCGCGTTAAAGGCGCTTGAGGCGAAGGGCGCGCTGGACAATCCGGATTGCGCGTTCATAGACGAGTTGATGAACGCGGTGGACGAGTTCATGCCCGAGCCGAAGAGGGACATAGATAAGCCGTTCCTTTGCCCGATAGAGGACGTGTTCAGCATCACGGGAAGAGGCACAGTTGGTACGGGCAGGATAGAGAGAGGGCAGGTAAAGGTAGGGGAAGAAATAGAGATAGTAGGATTTGGCGACACGAAGAAGAGCACGGTGACCGGGGTAGAGATGTTCCGAAAGCTTCTTGATTCGGGCCAGGCCGGGGACAACGTGGGTATACTGCTCAGGGGTATAGATAAGAAGGACCTTATGAGGGGACAGGTACTGGCGCAGCCGGGATCGATAACCCCGCACACGAAGTTCAAGGCGGAAGTATATGTACTGAGCAAAGAAGAAGGCGGGAGACATACACCGTTCTTCAACGGGTACAGGCCGCAGTTCTACATAAGGACGACGGATGTTACCGGAGTGGTGAAGCTGGCAGAGGGAGTGGAGATGGTAATGCCGGGCGACAACGTATCGATAGAAGTAGAGCTTATAACGCCGGTAGCGCTGGAGAAAGAGCTCAGGTTCGCCATAAGGGAAGGCGGACGTACGGTAGGAGCGGGTGTAATATCAGAGATACTGGCATAA
- the rpsG gene encoding 30S ribosomal protein S7 — translation MRRRRAERRKPSPDPKYGSKVLGKFINMVMERGKKSTAEQIVYGALDMIREKVTGKEPLDVFLQALENSRPLLEVKSRRIGGATYQVPLEVPMDRGQFIAMRWMRDFARAQKGRPMKDRLADEIISAYKNEGSTIKKREDTHKMAEANKAFAHFKW, via the coding sequence ATGAGAAGGCGTCGAGCTGAAAGAAGAAAACCATCACCCGATCCCAAATATGGCAGCAAGGTACTTGGGAAGTTCATTAATATGGTAATGGAAAGAGGGAAGAAGTCCACGGCGGAACAGATAGTGTACGGTGCGCTGGATATGATACGCGAGAAGGTCACCGGGAAAGAACCGCTGGATGTTTTCCTTCAGGCGTTGGAGAACTCGCGTCCGCTCCTGGAAGTCAAATCCAGGAGGATAGGAGGGGCTACATACCAGGTCCCGCTGGAAGTACCTATGGATCGCGGTCAGTTCATAGCCATGAGGTGGATGAGGGATTTCGCGCGCGCGCAGAAAGGCCGTCCCATGAAGGACAGGCTTGCGGATGAGATCATAAGTGCTTATAAGAACGAGGGTTCCACGATCAAGAAAAGAGAAGATACCCACAAGATGGCCGAGGCCAACAAGGCCTTCGCCCATTTCAAGTGGTAA
- the rpsL gene encoding 30S ribosomal protein S12, whose protein sequence is MPTINQLVRKGRRVVKSKSKSPALQSCPQRRGVCLQVKTRTPKKPNSALRKVARVRLTNNIEVTAYIPGEGHNLQEHSIVTIRGGRVKDLPGVRYHIVRGTLDASGVEARRRSRSKYGAKKPKQ, encoded by the coding sequence ATGCCTACGATCAATCAGTTAGTGCGAAAAGGAAGACGGGTAGTGAAGAGCAAGAGCAAGTCGCCGGCGCTGCAGAGCTGCCCACAGAGACGGGGTGTGTGTTTGCAGGTAAAGACGCGTACACCCAAAAAGCCGAACTCGGCTCTAAGAAAAGTAGCCCGTGTTCGTTTGACGAACAACATAGAGGTCACGGCCTATATCCCCGGCGAAGGGCATAACCTGCAGGAACACTCCATAGTCACTATACGCGGAGGCAGGGTAAAGGACCTTCCGGGCGTTAGGTATCACATTGTTAGGGGAACGCTTGACGCTTCAGGAGTCGAAGCCCGCAGGCGCAGCAGGTCGAAATACGGAGCAAAGAAACCAAAACAGTAA
- the rpoC gene encoding DNA-directed RNA polymerase subunit beta' — translation MLRKVNKFDTVRIQIASPDKIKEWATRKVGNRTIMFEVKKPETINYRTLKPERDGLFCERIFGPTRDYECNCGKYKRIKHKGIICDRCGVEVTKSSVRRERMGCIKLAAPVSHVWFFKAIPSRMANLLDMKMRDLERVLYYEQYVVIDQGDTPLKVQEMLTEDQYVEAREKYGSKFKAMMGAEAVRELLRQLDLDTIAADLMAKMAEKKDLNTRNRLMKRLKVVETFRRSGNDAEWMILDMIPVIPPDLRPLVPLEGGRFATSDLNDLYRRVINRNNRLKKLLELKAPEVIVRNEKRMLQEAVDALFDNGRHGREVVGSGGRPLKSLADMLKGKQGRFRQNLLGKRVDYSGRSVIVIGPELKLHECGLPKVMALELYQPFIIRKLRDKGFVHTIKSAKKMVQQENPEVWDILDEVIKDHPVLLNRAPTLHRLGIQAFQPRLIEGKAIRIHPLVCAAFNADFDGDQMAVHLPLSMEAQMEARLIMNASNNIFSPANGRPISTPSQDIVLGAYYLTKQSVGAKGEGMMFGSEDECIMAYQNEQVDKHAKIKVRIKGETIETTVGRVLFNKILPDDLPYYNEPMNKKKVSDVISECYSVKGHLETVNLLDRLKKLGFEESTLSGASMSVSDLSVPAEKAKKIESAQAEVDKIVSQYQRGFITDGERYNKIIDIWTHVTEDVSNMVFRNLDSFNPVFMMADSGARGSRQQIRQLAGMRGLMAKPSGEIIETPITANFREGLTVLEYFISTHGARKGLADTALKTADSGYLTRRLVDVAQDMIIREIDCGTLNGITVSAIIEGDEVVVPLAERISGRVALDNIADPLTGEVIIKAGEMIEQEQAQKIEKIPMLETMRIRSVLTCESDSGICAKCYGKNLATGKLAEIGEAVGIIAAQSIGEPGTQLTMRTFHIGGTASRTIEQSFYQAKEDGFIRYHNLKVVESRTPGVFVVLNRNGQISIDQSDGREIEKQIVLQGSYLSYKDGDPIKKKAKYAEWDPYTVPILTEIEGTVQFEDIKKDVTMKIEIDEATGVQNVVVIDQKEDYHPQILIINSKNEVEAIYPLPVGAHIAVKDKQEVRAGDVLAKTHRVMTKTKDITGGLPRVAELFEARKPKDPSIISEIDGVVEFGESKKGQKRIVVESESGMRKEYVIPHGKHLNVYRGDRVTAGEQLVDGPIVPQDILRVSGEKALQQYLLNEVQEVYRLQGVQINDKHIEVIIKQMLRTVVITESGDTEFLMGDKVERQIFKRANEAALKKKKKPAKAEPILQGITKASLTTESFISAASFQETTRVLTEAASAGKIDNLEGLKENIIMGHLIPAGTGYDIHRKIDLDREILKIEVKEPEKETVESTEE, via the coding sequence ATGTTGCGCAAAGTGAATAAGTTCGATACAGTTCGCATACAGATAGCTTCTCCGGATAAGATAAAGGAATGGGCTACGCGTAAGGTAGGTAATCGTACTATCATGTTCGAGGTAAAAAAACCCGAAACGATAAATTACCGTACGCTTAAGCCTGAGAGGGATGGCCTTTTTTGTGAGAGGATATTCGGGCCTACCCGGGATTATGAATGTAACTGTGGCAAATATAAGCGGATAAAGCATAAGGGTATAATATGTGACCGTTGTGGCGTCGAGGTGACCAAGTCCAGCGTGCGTCGGGAAAGAATGGGATGCATAAAACTGGCCGCGCCGGTATCACATGTATGGTTCTTCAAGGCTATACCTTCAAGGATGGCAAATCTGCTTGATATGAAGATGAGGGATCTCGAAAGGGTGCTTTATTACGAGCAATATGTTGTGATCGACCAGGGTGACACGCCTCTCAAGGTACAGGAGATGTTGACCGAGGACCAGTATGTGGAGGCCCGGGAGAAGTATGGCAGCAAATTCAAGGCTATGATGGGCGCGGAAGCGGTAAGGGAACTTCTCCGGCAGCTTGACCTTGATACCATAGCCGCGGACCTTATGGCCAAAATGGCCGAGAAGAAGGACCTTAATACCAGGAACCGGCTAATGAAGAGGCTGAAGGTCGTGGAAACCTTCAGACGCAGCGGGAACGACGCTGAATGGATGATATTGGACATGATACCCGTTATACCGCCGGACCTTCGGCCGCTTGTGCCTCTTGAGGGAGGGCGTTTCGCTACCAGTGACCTTAACGATCTTTACAGGCGCGTGATAAACAGGAACAACCGTCTGAAAAAACTTCTGGAGCTTAAGGCTCCTGAGGTCATCGTGCGCAACGAGAAAAGAATGCTCCAGGAGGCTGTTGACGCGCTTTTTGATAACGGAAGGCACGGGCGTGAGGTGGTAGGCTCCGGTGGACGTCCGCTCAAGTCCCTGGCAGACATGCTCAAGGGTAAACAGGGTCGTTTTCGCCAGAACCTTCTTGGTAAGAGGGTGGACTATTCAGGCAGGAGCGTTATAGTTATAGGGCCTGAACTCAAGCTGCATGAGTGCGGTCTGCCTAAGGTGATGGCGCTCGAGCTTTACCAGCCGTTCATAATAAGGAAACTGAGAGATAAAGGGTTCGTACACACGATAAAGAGCGCCAAGAAGATGGTCCAGCAGGAGAACCCCGAAGTATGGGACATCCTTGACGAGGTCATCAAGGATCATCCGGTGCTTCTCAACAGGGCCCCAACACTCCACAGGCTCGGGATACAGGCTTTCCAGCCGAGGCTTATCGAGGGTAAGGCCATAAGGATACATCCGTTGGTCTGTGCCGCGTTCAACGCGGACTTTGACGGGGACCAGATGGCCGTACATCTTCCGCTTTCCATGGAAGCCCAGATGGAAGCAAGGCTCATAATGAACGCTTCTAATAACATATTCTCACCCGCTAATGGAAGACCGATCTCCACGCCTTCGCAGGATATAGTCCTGGGCGCTTATTACCTGACCAAGCAAAGTGTCGGGGCGAAGGGCGAGGGGATGATGTTCGGTAGCGAGGACGAGTGTATCATGGCGTACCAGAACGAGCAGGTGGATAAGCACGCCAAGATCAAGGTGCGTATAAAGGGTGAGACCATCGAGACCACGGTTGGACGGGTACTTTTCAACAAGATCCTCCCCGACGATCTACCTTACTATAACGAGCCCATGAACAAGAAGAAGGTCAGCGATGTTATTTCCGAATGCTACTCGGTCAAAGGGCATCTTGAGACCGTTAATCTCCTGGACAGGCTGAAAAAGCTGGGTTTTGAGGAATCGACCCTTTCCGGAGCGTCGATGTCGGTGTCTGACCTCAGCGTACCGGCAGAAAAGGCTAAAAAGATAGAGAGCGCGCAGGCGGAAGTTGACAAGATAGTGAGCCAGTACCAGAGAGGGTTCATTACCGACGGTGAAAGATACAATAAGATCATAGATATATGGACCCACGTTACGGAAGACGTATCCAACATGGTGTTCAGGAATCTCGACAGTTTCAATCCCGTGTTCATGATGGCGGATTCCGGTGCTAGAGGTTCCAGGCAACAGATCAGGCAGCTGGCGGGGATGAGGGGCCTTATGGCCAAACCTTCCGGGGAGATCATAGAAACGCCTATCACGGCTAACTTCCGTGAAGGTCTTACTGTGCTTGAATACTTCATATCCACTCACGGCGCGCGTAAAGGGTTGGCGGATACCGCCTTAAAGACGGCGGATTCCGGATACCTGACCAGGAGGCTGGTAGACGTGGCCCAGGACATGATAATCCGTGAGATAGATTGCGGTACTTTGAACGGCATAACGGTAAGTGCTATCATAGAGGGCGACGAAGTGGTCGTTCCGCTGGCCGAGAGGATATCCGGACGTGTCGCGTTGGACAACATAGCGGATCCGCTTACGGGAGAAGTGATCATAAAGGCCGGCGAGATGATAGAGCAGGAACAGGCACAGAAGATAGAGAAAATACCCATGCTTGAGACCATGCGTATACGCAGTGTGCTTACCTGTGAGTCGGACAGCGGCATATGCGCTAAGTGTTACGGCAAGAACCTGGCGACCGGGAAACTGGCCGAGATAGGTGAGGCGGTAGGTATAATCGCCGCCCAGTCCATTGGTGAGCCGGGTACACAGCTCACAATGAGAACGTTCCACATAGGTGGTACCGCGTCCAGGACCATTGAGCAATCGTTCTATCAGGCCAAAGAGGATGGTTTTATCAGGTACCACAACCTCAAGGTGGTAGAGAGCAGGACACCAGGTGTGTTCGTCGTGCTTAACAGGAACGGACAGATAAGCATAGACCAGTCCGACGGCAGGGAGATCGAGAAACAGATCGTCCTGCAAGGTTCGTACCTTTCCTACAAGGACGGCGACCCCATCAAGAAAAAGGCCAAATACGCCGAATGGGACCCGTACACCGTTCCGATATTGACGGAAATAGAGGGTACGGTACAGTTCGAGGATATCAAAAAAGACGTTACCATGAAGATAGAAATAGACGAGGCTACGGGCGTGCAGAACGTAGTTGTGATAGACCAGAAAGAGGACTATCATCCTCAGATACTTATCATAAACAGCAAGAACGAGGTTGAGGCCATATACCCGCTTCCGGTAGGCGCTCATATAGCCGTGAAGGATAAACAGGAAGTAAGGGCCGGCGACGTGCTAGCCAAGACTCACCGTGTTATGACCAAAACGAAGGATATCACGGGTGGTCTACCCAGGGTAGCGGAGCTTTTTGAGGCCCGTAAACCCAAGGACCCGTCGATAATAAGTGAAATAGACGGTGTCGTGGAGTTCGGCGAGTCCAAGAAGGGCCAGAAGAGGATAGTCGTTGAGAGCGAGTCCGGTATGCGTAAAGAATACGTTATACCGCACGGAAAACATCTCAATGTGTATCGTGGGGACAGGGTAACGGCGGGTGAGCAGCTCGTGGACGGTCCTATCGTCCCGCAGGATATTCTCAGGGTGTCTGGAGAAAAAGCACTTCAGCAGTATCTCCTGAACGAGGTCCAGGAAGTATACCGCCTCCAGGGTGTGCAGATAAATGATAAACACATAGAGGTAATAATAAAACAGATGCTCCGTACGGTCGTGATCACCGAGTCGGGGGATACTGAGTTCCTTATGGGAGACAAGGTTGAAAGGCAGATATTCAAGAGAGCCAATGAGGCCGCGCTGAAGAAAAAGAAGAAACCGGCCAAAGCCGAACCGATACTCCAGGGCATAACCAAGGCGTCGCTGACCACGGAAAGTTTCATCTCGGCCGCCAGCTTCCAGGAGACCACAAGAGTCCTTACGGAAGCGGCTTCCGCGGGTAAGATAGATAACCTTGAGGGGCTTAAAGAGAACATAATAATGGGTCACCTGATACCCGCGGGTACAGGATATGATATCCATCGTAAAATAGACCTGGACAGGGAGATCCTGAAGATCGAAGTGAAGGAACCTGAAAAAGAAACAGTGGAAAGTACCGAAGAATAA
- the rpsJ gene encoding 30S ribosomal protein S10 encodes MANKTKAAKIRIRLRSFDHKLLDVSMQEIVETVKKTGGAVVGPVPLPTRRELYTVLRSPHVDKKSREQFEMKTHKRLLDILDPTTKTIDALRKLDLPAGVDVEIK; translated from the coding sequence ATGGCGAATAAAACCAAGGCAGCTAAAATAAGGATACGTCTTAGATCTTTTGACCACAAACTTCTTGATGTATCAATGCAGGAAATAGTGGAGACCGTGAAAAAGACCGGCGGGGCCGTAGTAGGACCGGTACCGCTGCCGACAAGGCGGGAGCTTTATACGGTCCTCAGGTCTCCTCATGTGGACAAGAAGTCGCGTGAGCAGTTCGAGATGAAGACGCATAAGCGCCTTCTGGACATACTGGACCCGACGACGAAGACCATAGACGCTCTTCGCAAGCTTGATCTTCCGGCGGGTGTGGACGTAGAGATAAAGTAA
- the fusA gene encoding elongation factor G, which produces MDEISKLRNIGIIAHIDAGKTTVTERILFHTGKTYKIGEVHEGTAVMDWMEQEQERGITINSAVTTCSWKDKKINIIDTPGHVDFTIEVERSLKVLDGTLVVFCAVGGVQPQTETVWRQADHYEVPKIALINKIDRVGADFYKVIIDMHKKLAANANPLQIPIGKEDDFRGVIDLITCKAYMFGEKGDLGEMVETEIPDDMKDITSHWRHNLIEKLADVDPEAEDMYLMDQGIYPDKLREIIRRATIKNVFVPVLCGSALKNKGIKLVLDAVNEYLPSPEDVKMPKAINPKNDQPVEIIPEEKRPLCAYAYKIMTDPFVGTITFARIYQGKMESGTYVYNSTTEKKERIGQLLKMHAAQREMVQNGGPGDIIGIVGLKNTATAHTLCSQDHPVSLERIKYPDPVISMSIEPKTRIDQDKMGEALRKLESEDPSFQVRYNEETGQTLISGMGELHLEIIIDRLLREFKVGATVGSPQVAYRETIKNKVEATGKFIQQSGGRGQYGHVELIVEPSEPGEGIVFEEKIKGGSIPREYFKAISQGVTAAAKTGVLAGYPVTDVKVTLYDGSYHDVDSSEMAFSNAAGIGLREGLRKAGAVLLEPIMDLEVTTPDEYLGDVIGDMNMRRIKVTNIEQHGSTKIINGEAPLAQMFGYATALRSLTQGRATYTMEPSFYKEVPRDIMDKIITGKVK; this is translated from the coding sequence ATGGACGAGATCAGTAAATTACGAAATATCGGCATTATCGCGCATATAGACGCGGGGAAAACGACCGTAACAGAACGTATACTTTTTCATACCGGGAAGACCTATAAGATAGGCGAGGTGCATGAAGGTACCGCGGTCATGGACTGGATGGAACAGGAACAGGAAAGAGGTATTACCATAAACAGCGCTGTAACCACATGTTCCTGGAAAGATAAGAAAATAAACATAATCGATACCCCCGGGCACGTTGATTTCACGATAGAGGTCGAAAGGTCCCTGAAGGTGCTCGATGGTACACTCGTGGTGTTCTGCGCGGTAGGTGGAGTACAGCCTCAGACCGAGACGGTGTGGCGTCAGGCAGACCACTATGAAGTGCCGAAGATCGCGCTGATCAACAAGATAGACCGTGTGGGAGCGGATTTCTACAAGGTCATAATCGACATGCATAAAAAACTGGCGGCGAACGCTAACCCCTTGCAGATACCCATAGGCAAAGAGGATGACTTCAGGGGAGTCATAGATCTTATAACATGTAAGGCGTATATGTTCGGGGAAAAAGGCGATCTGGGCGAGATGGTGGAAACAGAGATCCCGGACGACATGAAGGACATAACAAGCCACTGGAGGCACAATCTCATCGAGAAGCTGGCGGATGTTGATCCTGAAGCCGAGGACATGTACCTTATGGACCAGGGAATATATCCCGACAAACTGCGGGAGATAATACGCCGGGCTACAATAAAGAACGTTTTTGTTCCCGTGCTTTGCGGATCAGCCCTGAAGAACAAAGGTATCAAGTTAGTGTTGGACGCGGTGAACGAATATCTGCCGTCGCCCGAGGACGTAAAGATGCCGAAGGCCATAAATCCCAAGAACGACCAGCCGGTCGAGATAATCCCGGAAGAGAAAAGACCTTTGTGCGCGTACGCGTATAAGATAATGACGGACCCGTTCGTTGGGACGATAACATTCGCCAGGATATACCAGGGAAAAATGGAATCCGGCACGTATGTTTATAACTCCACGACGGAGAAAAAAGAGAGAATAGGGCAGCTCTTGAAGATGCACGCCGCGCAGCGCGAAATGGTGCAGAACGGCGGTCCCGGGGATATCATAGGTATCGTGGGGCTTAAGAACACCGCCACGGCGCATACACTTTGCTCCCAGGACCATCCTGTGTCGCTGGAACGTATCAAATATCCTGATCCGGTAATATCCATGTCGATCGAGCCCAAGACCCGCATCGACCAGGACAAGATGGGTGAAGCCCTGAGAAAACTTGAAAGCGAAGATCCGTCATTCCAGGTAAGATACAACGAAGAGACCGGACAGACATTGATAAGCGGTATGGGTGAGCTCCACCTCGAGATAATAATCGACAGGCTATTAAGAGAGTTCAAGGTCGGCGCTACGGTCGGCAGCCCGCAGGTCGCGTACAGAGAGACCATAAAAAACAAGGTTGAGGCCACCGGGAAGTTCATACAACAGAGTGGTGGGCGTGGTCAGTACGGGCATGTTGAGCTCATAGTCGAGCCGTCAGAACCCGGCGAGGGGATAGTCTTTGAGGAGAAAATAAAAGGTGGCAGCATCCCCAGGGAATATTTCAAGGCGATCTCACAGGGTGTAACGGCAGCCGCAAAGACCGGTGTCCTGGCGGGATATCCGGTAACGGATGTAAAGGTAACACTCTATGATGGATCGTACCACGATGTGGATTCCTCGGAAATGGCGTTCAGTAACGCCGCCGGCATAGGGCTCCGGGAAGGTCTGCGTAAAGCGGGCGCTGTGCTGCTTGAGCCTATTATGGACCTGGAGGTCACGACACCGGACGAGTATCTGGGAGATGTTATTGGAGATATGAACATGCGCAGGATAAAGGTCACGAATATCGAACAGCACGGCAGCACGAAGATAATAAACGGCGAAGCGCCTCTTGCGCAGATGTTCGGATATGCCACGGCATTAAGAAGCTTGACACAGGGGCGTGCTACGTATACAATGGAGCCTTCTTTTTACAAAGAAGTGCCTAGGGATATAATGGATAAGATAATTACAGGTAAGGTAAAATAA